The segment GACCCGGGCCGAGCTGGACCCGCCGTTTGAAGCATTCACGTGGCACCAGCACTGAGCCGTACAGCTTGTGCCGGATCGATGAGCTGATCGAAGGTGCGGCTACCCGACGGGGAGGGCACCGAATGGGTCAGCCTTGCTCGCTGTCGCTGAGTTGTTCGACGAAACGTTCGAGCCGTCGAGCGCGGGTCTGGTCATTGGGTGCGGTCATCAACTGATGCAGTATCGCGTAACGCTCCTGCCCACCGAGTGCTGTAAATCGTTGCCACGCCCCGGCTCTGGCCTCGAGCGCCGCAACCAGATCATCGGGAACCGCAGCTGACGCCGCTCCCGCGTAGGCACGGTCCCACCGGCCGTCGCCTTCGGCCGCTTCGACCTCGCTCAGCCCCCGCGCACGCATCCGCCCCTGCTCAAGTAACCGGGCGACATGGTCCACGTTCCGCTTCGACCACATCGAGCGGGCACGCCGCGGCGTGAAACGCTGGCGAAACGTCGTCTCGTCGTGGCTCTTGCGCTGGCCATCAATCCAGCCACTGCACAGGGCTTCCTCCAGCGCCTCGGCGTACGTCAATGATGTCGGGGTAACCACGCCCTTCTTCGCCAAGCGCAACCAGATGCCGTCCGAGACGCCCTCGTGATCGTCAAGCCACTCCCGCCACGCTGCCGCATCAGCGACGACGAGTACCTCGGGTTCGCTTTGCTCCGCAAATTCCATATCCCTATGCTCCCAGCTACCACCGACTATCCCGACGTGCCTGGAGTCCACGGGCGGCGCGACTCCGAGATGCGTGGCGATTGGATCGTATGCGTGCCAAGTGCTCTTCCACGCAATGATGCGAACGACCCGTGGCCGGCTTCATCTCCGATTTCTTCCCGAGAGAGATGCGAGTGGATTAGAGTGCGAGCATGACCGAGAGCGACCGAGCGCAGCCCCGGCTGAAGGATGTCCCCAGTTCCTTCGCCCAGTGGGCGGGCCTCGTCCTTGGCATCATCGCATTCTGCGTCGGGGTGTGGCTCCTGATCCTCGGCGATATGGCACCTGGCTGGATACTGGTGATTGTCGCATTCATTTTTGCGGTCGGCGCCTTTGTGCTGGCTCCAGCAATGCGTCTCCGGCACCGCTACGTTGCAGACTACGGGGGTACCACCGCCACACTGTCGTCACTCGAGGATGTCGATGAAGTGCGGCGTCTCCGCGACGAGGACGGACTCATCAATGCGGCCCGGCTCGTCAAGCGCCATCACCCTGCCGTGCCGTTGAAGGACCTTGTCGAGTGGCTGCGCGCGCTCTAGCTGGGCAAAGCTCGAAAGAAGCAGCTAGTATCGTTCGCCTCGCCTGTCGACCGGCCATCAACGGAGAGTCGTCGGAATAACGGCACGGGCAGCACGTCCCGCGCCGCGTAGAACCAAACAGGTCTGGCCTGTCGTTGCCACAGAAGAGGGGGACTCGATCCCCTACTGCTCGCTAGCGCTCACAGCGGGGGCCCACCTAAGGGGTTCGAACCGCTCTACCCAATATCGCCGAAAGGGACCCCGTTCACGTGGCCTTCGTGGCCCACGGTGTGGCGCGTGGTGGCAGTTCGGTCGGTAGCTAGCTAGGCTCAGCTGGGAGGTGTTCGGTGTATACACACATTGAGGGCGAGGCATCGGCGGTCCTGACCACGCCAACGTCTGGGCCAGCTGCCGGTGACGGGATACACGTCGAGTTCCAGGGCTGGCTCGGTGACGACCTGCTCGACCTGGCCGGCCACTGGATTGTCACCGGGCGACTGGCGGATGCGTTGCGCGCTTCACCACTGACCGGCTTCCGGTTGGAGCCGGTTCACGTCTCCTGGAATCCCCAATGGGATCTGATGCTCCACGAGCACGAACTGCCCGACCGATGGGAGCGACTAGTCCCCATCGGGTCGCGCAGCGACGGTGACGATTATGTAAACGAAATGAGTGCAGGCGGACTACTGGTCAGCGAGCCAGCCCTCGAACTGTTGCGCTCTTTACATCTCGAGCAGGCCGTCCTCACGCCGGTGACGGCACCCCCGTTGACCGAGACAAAGGAAACTGAGCGGCTCCGCAGGGCGAGAGCACTCCACGACGAGGCTCGCGCCAGAGCCGACGAGGAGCGAGCCCAACGGCAATCAGCTCAGGCGTCAGCCGACCGGGACCGGGATCGGAGGCTCGCCGAGGCACTGCAACGGCACCAGGCCGAATACGAAGCGTCCCCCGTACCTACCGGTGCTGTGGACCTGATCCGTGCGGCCCTCGGGCATCCGATCGATGATGACCGCGTGGCGCGCGTACTCGCACTCACCGCCCTACCCCTCGAGGTCGAGACCTTTCGCGAGGGCAAGAGCCGACGGCACGAGATGCACAAGTCGCCTCGCGAGGGATTCGATGCCCGCTTCCTCAATGACAAGCTCGTCCGCGTTGTGATCCACCCCAGCGCAGACAGCGAGCTGTCAAGGACGCTGATCGACGGCATCGACCTCTCCAGGGCCACACCCTGCGACGTCGTCGCGCTGCTCGGCGCACCCAGCGAGGCGCGATGGAAGGCACGCGGCACCCAGGTTTACGCCTACGGTCGCGACAAGATCATCTTCGGAAGCCTTGGTGACCAAATGGACTCGGTCGTTCTGATGCGGGCCCGGCGCACCGCCAGATGAGACTCGGCAGCAGCGAACACTATGGCTGGGAGCGGCCCCGCACGGTACGGCTGGTCCACGTCTATGACGGAGCCGACCTAGCAGGTGAGTTCGCACGCCTTCGTGTGCCGAGCGGCGCGAAAGGCGGTCCACTCGAAATCATGGCCCGGCGCCGCGCAGGCCGGCGCACGCCCTACAGGACGCCAGAGCATGGGGAACGATTAGAGATTGAAGCGTGGGAGCTAAGTCCGGATGAGTGGGCCGAACTCGATCTCAGTGAGGAGGTTGGAGACTCCAGGCCCTGGCGCCCTCACAAACCCAACCCTGATCTCTGGCTGTGGGTGGAGTCGTAAACAGCGTTCAGCACGACCACGGCTATCCTCGCTGAGACTACCGCGTTGAGCGGGGGGGTTCGAGCCGCTCTCCTCGGTAAGTGGGAGAAGGGGGACTCGATCCCCTACTGCTCGCTGGCGCTCACAGCGGGGGCCCACCTAAAGGGTTCGAGCCGCTCTACCCAATAAATAGAAGAAGAGCCAAGGCGATACTGCTGCCCTGACCCTTCTCCCATCGGTGGAGGTAAGGGGACTCGAACCCCTAACCCCCTGCTTGCAAAGCAGGTGCGCTACCAATTGCGCCATACCCCCGAAGGTACTGCTATTCTACCGTGTCAGTCGCATCCGCCCACAATGCGTGATCCACCCGATGTGCCTTGCGTTTCTGCCAGACAACCGTAAGACCGACGACCGCAAGCGACGCCACAAGAGCTAGTTTCTTCATGGTTTTCTCCAACTAGATAGAAGATCAACCGTGGGCCTAACTGGACTTGAACCAGTGACCTCTTCCTTATCAGGGAAGCGCTCTAACCGTCTGAGCTATAGGCCCGAAGTGCGGGATGACCCGAGGAAAAACTCTACCTAATCCTCGTCGTGATTACCAATCGGAGACCGGTCATCGATCATCCCCAAGCACACACTATTCGTCGGTCAGCGTCAGGGCGAAGCCACCGACCAAGGTGGAGCCAAGGTTGTAGATGAACGCCACCAGCGTCGACAAGGCGGTAATCAGGATGACATCGACAATCGCAATCACCGTCGCAATGGAGACCACCCGGCTCAGGGCGAACGCCTCGACCACGTTGATCGGGTTCTCACTGCCGGCAATCTCCGCGAGGGTGCTGCCGATCTTGTCGAAAACTCCGGTCGCATCCAGCACCAGCCACAACACGATCGCCGCGACGACGATCGCGATGCCGATGCCGACCGACATCAGGAACGACAGCTTCATAACGGACCACGGGTCGACCCGGCTGACGGTGAGCCGGATCTTCCGGGGACCGGTCGACTTCGTCTTCGTCTCCACGCCTAAACCTCCGACCGAAGCTTTTGCCGTCCCTGGACGCTGTGAGTTCTGTGGCGGAGCAGGCGCTT is part of the Saxibacter everestensis genome and harbors:
- a CDS encoding DLW-39 family protein, whose product is MKKLALVASLAVVGLTVVWQKRKAHRVDHALWADATDTVE
- a CDS encoding YdeI/OmpD-associated family protein — protein: MEFAEQSEPEVLVVADAAAWREWLDDHEGVSDGIWLRLAKKGVVTPTSLTYAEALEEALCSGWIDGQRKSHDETTFRQRFTPRRARSMWSKRNVDHVARLLEQGRMRARGLSEVEAAEGDGRWDRAYAGAASAAVPDDLVAALEARAGAWQRFTALGGQERYAILHQLMTAPNDQTRARRLERFVEQLSDSEQG
- a CDS encoding DUF3566 domain-containing protein; this encodes MSKPSGASRPAAGTTNQRGPAKPATAQLPKAKQSTAAARASQAENQLSQAVNGKPGSKSAPQRTKAPAPPQNSQRPGTAKASVGGLGVETKTKSTGPRKIRLTVSRVDPWSVMKLSFLMSVGIGIAIVVAAIVLWLVLDATGVFDKIGSTLAEIAGSENPINVVEAFALSRVVSIATVIAIVDVILITALSTLVAFIYNLGSTLVGGFALTLTDE